Proteins co-encoded in one Gopherus evgoodei ecotype Sinaloan lineage chromosome 4, rGopEvg1_v1.p, whole genome shotgun sequence genomic window:
- the LOC115650662 gene encoding zinc finger protein 883-like isoform X3, with amino-acid sequence MVCEKEEQNSQPENVEQVDKHRELSQRLERNVSRSHEQGQSCEIQHRSEREQGNQPGEKVSNCISCQGTQKDLKETTTHQEILRGKIKNTCTECRTNVCDYSALIKRQRIHTGERPYECSECGKNFTHRSHLITHQRIHTGERPYKCSVCGKSFITSSALSEHQRIHTGERPYECIECWKTFTRSSHLTRHQTIHTGERPYECRECRKSFTTSSALSEHQRIHTGERAYVCSECGKNFTHRSGLFLHQSIHTGERPYECRECGQTFSRSSHLSRHQKIHTGERPYECRECGKSFTTSSALFEHLRIHTGERPYECSECEKSFTISSALSEHQRIHTVEKPYECSECGKTFSRSSYLFQHQRIHTGERPYKCIECGKSFTTSSVLSDHQKIHTGVRPYKCGECGKTFNHRSTLIRHQRIHTGERPYECNECGKTFMHSSHLIRHQRIHTGERPYECSACGKRFTTSSALFQHQNNHTGERIYKCGECGEDFTTSLALSEHQRIHTGEAL; translated from the coding sequence ATGGtatgtgagaaagaggagcagaattctcagccaGAAAATGTTGAGCAAGTGGATAAACACAGAGAATTATCGCAAAGATTGGaaaggaatgtgtccaggagTCATGAGCAGGGACAATCGTGTGAGATTCAGCACAGATCAGAAAGAGAGCAAGGaaaccagccaggggagaaagtgAGTAACTGTATTTCCTGTCAGGGAACTCAGAAGGACCTCAAGGAAACCACAACCCACCAGGAAATCCTCAGGGGAAAGATTAAAAATACATGCACTGAGTGTAGGACAAACGTATGTGACTACTCAGCCCTTATAAAGcgtcagagaatccacacaggagagaggccttatgaatgcagtgagtgtgggaaaaacttcactcaCAGATCACACCTTATTacccatcagagaatccacacaggggagagaccTTATAAATGTAGtgtgtgtgggaaaagcttcattacGAGCTCAGCTctttctgaacatcagagaatccacacaggggagaggccctatgaatgcattGAATGCTGGAAAACCTTCACACGCAGCTCACACCTTACTAGGCATCagacaatccacacaggagagaggccctatgAGTGCCGTGAGTGTAGGAAAAGCTTCACTaccagctcagccctttctgaacatcagagaatccacacaggggagagggccTATGTATGCagcgagtgtgggaaaaactttaCTCACAGATCAGGCCTTTTTCTCCATCAAagcatccacacaggagagaggccctatgaatgccgtgagtgtgggcaAACCTTCAGTCGCAGTTCACACCTTAGTaggcatcagaaaatccacacaggagagaggccttatgaatgccgtgagtgtgggaaaagcttcactaccAGCTCAGCTCTTTTTGAACATctgagaatccacacaggggagaggccctatgaatgcagtgagtgtgagAAAAGCTTCACTatcagctcagccctttctgaacatcagagaatccatacagTGGAgaagccctatgaatgcagtgagtgtgggaaaaccttcagtcGCAGCTCGTATCTTtttcaacatcagagaatccacacaggtgagaggccctataaatgcattgagtgtgggaaaagcttcactaccAGCTCAGTACTTTCTGATCATCAGAAAATTCACACCGGTGTGAGACCCTATAAATGtggtgagtgtgggaaaaccttcaatcaCAGATCAACCCTTAttaggcatcagagaatccacacaggggaaaggccctatgaatgcaatgagtgtgggaaaaccttcatgCACAGTTCGCACCTTAttaggcatcagagaatccacacaggagagaggccttATGAATGCAGTGCGTGTGGGAAACGCTTCACTACCAGCTCAGCCCTTTTTCAACATCAGAATAACCACACAGGCGAGAGGATCTATAAATGCGGTGAGTGTGGAGAAGACTTCACTACCAGCTTAgccctttctgaacatcagagaatccacacaggagaggccctatga
- the LOC115650662 gene encoding zinc finger protein 883-like isoform X1, with translation MQKNYESVTLLAGETMVCEKEEQNSQPENVEQVDKHRELSQRLERNVSRSHEQGQSCEIQHRSEREQGNQPGEKVSNCISCQGTQKDLKETTTHQEILRGKIKNTCTECRTNVCDYSALIKRQRIHTGERPYECSECGKNFTHRSHLITHQRIHTGERPYKCSVCGKSFITSSALSEHQRIHTGERPYECIECWKTFTRSSHLTRHQTIHTGERPYECRECRKSFTTSSALSEHQRIHTGERAYVCSECGKNFTHRSGLFLHQSIHTGERPYECRECGQTFSRSSHLSRHQKIHTGERPYECRECGKSFTTSSALFEHLRIHTGERPYECSECEKSFTISSALSEHQRIHTVEKPYECSECGKTFSRSSYLFQHQRIHTGERPYKCIECGKSFTTSSVLSDHQKIHTGVRPYKCGECGKTFNHRSTLIRHQRIHTGERPYECNECGKTFMHSSHLIRHQRIHTGERPYECSACGKRFTTSSALFQHQNNHTGERIYKCGECGEDFTTSLALSEHQRIHTGEAL, from the coding sequence caggtgaAACAATGGtatgtgagaaagaggagcagaattctcagccaGAAAATGTTGAGCAAGTGGATAAACACAGAGAATTATCGCAAAGATTGGaaaggaatgtgtccaggagTCATGAGCAGGGACAATCGTGTGAGATTCAGCACAGATCAGAAAGAGAGCAAGGaaaccagccaggggagaaagtgAGTAACTGTATTTCCTGTCAGGGAACTCAGAAGGACCTCAAGGAAACCACAACCCACCAGGAAATCCTCAGGGGAAAGATTAAAAATACATGCACTGAGTGTAGGACAAACGTATGTGACTACTCAGCCCTTATAAAGcgtcagagaatccacacaggagagaggccttatgaatgcagtgagtgtgggaaaaacttcactcaCAGATCACACCTTATTacccatcagagaatccacacaggggagagaccTTATAAATGTAGtgtgtgtgggaaaagcttcattacGAGCTCAGCTctttctgaacatcagagaatccacacaggggagaggccctatgaatgcattGAATGCTGGAAAACCTTCACACGCAGCTCACACCTTACTAGGCATCagacaatccacacaggagagaggccctatgAGTGCCGTGAGTGTAGGAAAAGCTTCACTaccagctcagccctttctgaacatcagagaatccacacaggggagagggccTATGTATGCagcgagtgtgggaaaaactttaCTCACAGATCAGGCCTTTTTCTCCATCAAagcatccacacaggagagaggccctatgaatgccgtgagtgtgggcaAACCTTCAGTCGCAGTTCACACCTTAGTaggcatcagaaaatccacacaggagagaggccttatgaatgccgtgagtgtgggaaaagcttcactaccAGCTCAGCTCTTTTTGAACATctgagaatccacacaggggagaggccctatgaatgcagtgagtgtgagAAAAGCTTCACTatcagctcagccctttctgaacatcagagaatccatacagTGGAgaagccctatgaatgcagtgagtgtgggaaaaccttcagtcGCAGCTCGTATCTTtttcaacatcagagaatccacacaggtgagaggccctataaatgcattgagtgtgggaaaagcttcactaccAGCTCAGTACTTTCTGATCATCAGAAAATTCACACCGGTGTGAGACCCTATAAATGtggtgagtgtgggaaaaccttcaatcaCAGATCAACCCTTAttaggcatcagagaatccacacaggggaaaggccctatgaatgcaatgagtgtgggaaaaccttcatgCACAGTTCGCACCTTAttaggcatcagagaatccacacaggagagaggccttATGAATGCAGTGCGTGTGGGAAACGCTTCACTACCAGCTCAGCCCTTTTTCAACATCAGAATAACCACACAGGCGAGAGGATCTATAAATGCGGTGAGTGTGGAGAAGACTTCACTACCAGCTTAgccctttctgaacatcagagaatccacacaggagaggccctatga
- the LOC115650662 gene encoding zinc finger protein 883-like isoform X2 — protein MQKNYESVTLLGETMVCEKEEQNSQPENVEQVDKHRELSQRLERNVSRSHEQGQSCEIQHRSEREQGNQPGEKVSNCISCQGTQKDLKETTTHQEILRGKIKNTCTECRTNVCDYSALIKRQRIHTGERPYECSECGKNFTHRSHLITHQRIHTGERPYKCSVCGKSFITSSALSEHQRIHTGERPYECIECWKTFTRSSHLTRHQTIHTGERPYECRECRKSFTTSSALSEHQRIHTGERAYVCSECGKNFTHRSGLFLHQSIHTGERPYECRECGQTFSRSSHLSRHQKIHTGERPYECRECGKSFTTSSALFEHLRIHTGERPYECSECEKSFTISSALSEHQRIHTVEKPYECSECGKTFSRSSYLFQHQRIHTGERPYKCIECGKSFTTSSVLSDHQKIHTGVRPYKCGECGKTFNHRSTLIRHQRIHTGERPYECNECGKTFMHSSHLIRHQRIHTGERPYECSACGKRFTTSSALFQHQNNHTGERIYKCGECGEDFTTSLALSEHQRIHTGEAL, from the coding sequence gtgaAACAATGGtatgtgagaaagaggagcagaattctcagccaGAAAATGTTGAGCAAGTGGATAAACACAGAGAATTATCGCAAAGATTGGaaaggaatgtgtccaggagTCATGAGCAGGGACAATCGTGTGAGATTCAGCACAGATCAGAAAGAGAGCAAGGaaaccagccaggggagaaagtgAGTAACTGTATTTCCTGTCAGGGAACTCAGAAGGACCTCAAGGAAACCACAACCCACCAGGAAATCCTCAGGGGAAAGATTAAAAATACATGCACTGAGTGTAGGACAAACGTATGTGACTACTCAGCCCTTATAAAGcgtcagagaatccacacaggagagaggccttatgaatgcagtgagtgtgggaaaaacttcactcaCAGATCACACCTTATTacccatcagagaatccacacaggggagagaccTTATAAATGTAGtgtgtgtgggaaaagcttcattacGAGCTCAGCTctttctgaacatcagagaatccacacaggggagaggccctatgaatgcattGAATGCTGGAAAACCTTCACACGCAGCTCACACCTTACTAGGCATCagacaatccacacaggagagaggccctatgAGTGCCGTGAGTGTAGGAAAAGCTTCACTaccagctcagccctttctgaacatcagagaatccacacaggggagagggccTATGTATGCagcgagtgtgggaaaaactttaCTCACAGATCAGGCCTTTTTCTCCATCAAagcatccacacaggagagaggccctatgaatgccgtgagtgtgggcaAACCTTCAGTCGCAGTTCACACCTTAGTaggcatcagaaaatccacacaggagagaggccttatgaatgccgtgagtgtgggaaaagcttcactaccAGCTCAGCTCTTTTTGAACATctgagaatccacacaggggagaggccctatgaatgcagtgagtgtgagAAAAGCTTCACTatcagctcagccctttctgaacatcagagaatccatacagTGGAgaagccctatgaatgcagtgagtgtgggaaaaccttcagtcGCAGCTCGTATCTTtttcaacatcagagaatccacacaggtgagaggccctataaatgcattgagtgtgggaaaagcttcactaccAGCTCAGTACTTTCTGATCATCAGAAAATTCACACCGGTGTGAGACCCTATAAATGtggtgagtgtgggaaaaccttcaatcaCAGATCAACCCTTAttaggcatcagagaatccacacaggggaaaggccctatgaatgcaatgagtgtgggaaaaccttcatgCACAGTTCGCACCTTAttaggcatcagagaatccacacaggagagaggccttATGAATGCAGTGCGTGTGGGAAACGCTTCACTACCAGCTCAGCCCTTTTTCAACATCAGAATAACCACACAGGCGAGAGGATCTATAAATGCGGTGAGTGTGGAGAAGACTTCACTACCAGCTTAgccctttctgaacatcagagaatccacacaggagaggccctatga
- the LOC115650662 gene encoding zinc finger protein 501-like isoform X4, translating into MQKNYESVTLLAGETMVCEKEEQNSQPENVEQVDKHRELSQRLERNVSRSHEQGQSCEIQHRSEREQGNQPGEKVSNCISCQGTQKDLKETTTHQEILRGKIKNTCTECRTNVCDYSALIKRQRIHTGERPYECSECGKNFTHRSHLITHQRIHTGERPYKCSVCGKSFITSSALSEHQRIHTGERPYECIECWKTFTRSSHLTRHQTIHTGERPYECRECRKSFTTSSALSEHQRIHTGERAYVCSECGKNFTHRSGLFLHQSIHTGERPYECRECGQTFSRSSHLSRHQKIHTGERPYECRECGKSFTTSSALFEHLRIHTGERPYECSECEKSFTISSALSEHQRIHTVEKPYECSECGKTFSRSSYLFQHQRIHTGERPYECSACGKRFTTSSALFQHQNNHTGERIYKCGECGEDFTTSLALSEHQRIHTGEAL; encoded by the exons caggtgaAACAATGGtatgtgagaaagaggagcagaattctcagccaGAAAATGTTGAGCAAGTGGATAAACACAGAGAATTATCGCAAAGATTGGaaaggaatgtgtccaggagTCATGAGCAGGGACAATCGTGTGAGATTCAGCACAGATCAGAAAGAGAGCAAGGaaaccagccaggggagaaagtgAGTAACTGTATTTCCTGTCAGGGAACTCAGAAGGACCTCAAGGAAACCACAACCCACCAGGAAATCCTCAGGGGAAAGATTAAAAATACATGCACTGAGTGTAGGACAAACGTATGTGACTACTCAGCCCTTATAAAGcgtcagagaatccacacaggagagaggccttatgaatgcagtgagtgtgggaaaaacttcactcaCAGATCACACCTTATTacccatcagagaatccacacaggggagagaccTTATAAATGTAGtgtgtgtgggaaaagcttcattacGAGCTCAGCTctttctgaacatcagagaatccacacaggggagaggccctatgaatgcattGAATGCTGGAAAACCTTCACACGCAGCTCACACCTTACTAGGCATCagacaatccacacaggagagaggccctatgAGTGCCGTGAGTGTAGGAAAAGCTTCACTaccagctcagccctttctgaacatcagagaatccacacaggggagagggccTATGTATGCagcgagtgtgggaaaaactttaCTCACAGATCAGGCCTTTTTCTCCATCAAagcatccacacaggagagaggccctatgaatgccgtgagtgtgggcaAACCTTCAGTCGCAGTTCACACCTTAGTaggcatcagaaaatccacacaggagagaggccttatgaatgccgtgagtgtgggaaaagcttcactaccAGCTCAGCTCTTTTTGAACATctgagaatccacacaggggagaggccctatgaatgcagtgagtgtgagAAAAGCTTCACTatcagctcagccctttctgaacatcagagaatccatacagTGGAgaagccctatgaatgcagtgagtgtgggaaaaccttcagtcGCAGCTCGTATCTTtttcaacatcagagaatccacacag gagagaggccttATGAATGCAGTGCGTGTGGGAAACGCTTCACTACCAGCTCAGCCCTTTTTCAACATCAGAATAACCACACAGGCGAGAGGATCTATAAATGCGGTGAGTGTGGAGAAGACTTCACTACCAGCTTAgccctttctgaacatcagagaatccacacaggagaggccctatga